A single genomic interval of Candidatus Zixiibacteriota bacterium harbors:
- the alaC gene encoding alanine transaminase, producing the protein MEFQRIKRLPPYVFSIIDGLKMEARRRGEDIVDFGMGNPDSATPPHVVAKLVEAASKPQNHRYSVSRGIYKLRAAISDWYRRRYQVEVDPDTEAIVTIGAKEGLSHLAWAIIDSGDVVLCPSPTYPIHQYAVVLAGGDLRCIPLTTGETFLGLLEEAVKQTWPKPKLLIISFPHNPTTEVVELDFFERVVRFAQEHEMLVIHDLAYADLTFDGYRAPSFLQAPGAKDLGVEFFSLSKSYNMPGWRVGFAVGNRDIIHALARIKSYLDYGIFQPIQIAAIHALNGPQDCVESIRAMYQKRRDCLVDGLDRAGWKIKRPKGTMFVWAEIPEQAKPMGSVEFSKFLLQEAKVAVSPGIGFGQYGDQFVRFALIENEHRTKQAVRNIRRALGKLLD; encoded by the coding sequence GTGGAGTTCCAGCGTATCAAGAGGCTTCCGCCGTACGTCTTCAGCATTATCGACGGCCTTAAAATGGAAGCACGCCGCCGGGGTGAAGACATCGTCGACTTCGGCATGGGCAATCCCGACTCGGCCACGCCGCCGCACGTGGTCGCCAAGCTGGTGGAGGCCGCGAGCAAGCCGCAAAACCACCGCTACTCGGTCTCCCGCGGGATCTACAAGCTGCGCGCCGCGATCTCGGACTGGTACCGGCGCCGCTATCAGGTCGAGGTCGATCCGGACACGGAAGCGATCGTCACGATCGGCGCCAAGGAAGGCCTCTCCCACCTGGCCTGGGCCATTATCGACTCGGGCGACGTGGTGCTCTGCCCGAGCCCGACCTATCCGATCCACCAGTACGCGGTGGTGCTCGCCGGCGGGGATTTGCGCTGCATCCCCCTCACCACCGGGGAGACCTTCCTCGGGCTTCTCGAGGAGGCGGTCAAGCAGACCTGGCCGAAGCCGAAGCTCTTGATCATCAGTTTTCCGCACAATCCGACCACGGAGGTGGTGGAGCTGGATTTTTTCGAGCGGGTCGTGCGCTTCGCCCAGGAGCACGAAATGCTGGTGATCCACGATCTCGCGTACGCGGACCTCACGTTCGACGGCTATCGGGCGCCGAGCTTTCTCCAGGCCCCCGGCGCCAAGGATCTGGGCGTGGAATTTTTCTCGCTCTCGAAAAGCTACAACATGCCGGGCTGGCGCGTGGGCTTTGCGGTCGGCAACCGCGACATCATCCACGCGCTCGCGCGGATCAAGAGCTATCTCGACTACGGCATTTTCCAGCCCATCCAGATCGCCGCCATTCACGCGCTCAACGGCCCCCAGGATTGCGTGGAGAGCATCCGGGCGATGTATCAGAAGCGGCGCGACTGCCTGGTGGACGGCCTCGACCGGGCCGGCTGGAAGATCAAGAGGCCCAAGGGAACGATGTTCGTCTGGGCGGAGATCCCCGAGCAGGCGAAGCCGATGGGCTCGGTCGAGTTTTCCAAGTTTCTTCTCCAGGAGGCGAAGGTGGCGGTCTCCCCGGGGATCGGCTTCGGCCAGTACGGCGACCAGTTCGTGCGCTTCGCCCTGATCGAAAACGAGCATCGCACGAAGCAGGCGGTCCGCAACATCCGGCGGGCGCTGGGAAAGCTCCTCGACTGA